Proteins encoded together in one Corynebacterium liangguodongii window:
- a CDS encoding galactokinase has translation MSVQPTESSRDAARLHAEAAGQEPRAAASAPLTWVVSGEGVDHYGGVTIVGQSHLRVFTAVSPREDDELVVRAHTPGNAPLTLRSPERVGGLVRTMMARQLLSRETPGLDITVVTEAPAGLGLGVVHAADAAIALALAQYAGVDELGTAPTRARLAETCSAAAAIHGHLPVLRARHTAALRGAGEHVSVIDYADGSVTQAPHPNRLGLRAFTLSAHTGAPYADQADEIAQRRAFIDSACTNFGVSSLRQLPGAANRVVEWVSARREVSGDETAPAPAAVRAWIETATADTARSQAIARALRAMRTVDFAELIGTDPAAGSACAAALAAGATCARPAAAGYSSAAIAYVPQEQGEAFSAALPRDYTCAEITPGGPARVERFS, from the coding sequence ATGTCCGTGCAACCGACCGAAAGTTCCCGCGACGCCGCGCGGCTGCACGCCGAGGCTGCCGGGCAGGAGCCGCGCGCTGCCGCCTCCGCGCCTTTGACCTGGGTCGTCTCCGGCGAGGGGGTGGACCACTACGGCGGGGTGACCATCGTGGGGCAATCGCACCTCAGGGTCTTTACGGCGGTCTCCCCGCGCGAGGACGACGAGCTCGTCGTGCGCGCCCACACCCCCGGCAACGCTCCGCTGACATTGCGGTCCCCGGAGCGTGTGGGCGGTCTCGTGCGCACGATGATGGCGCGCCAGCTGCTCTCGCGCGAGACCCCAGGGCTCGACATCACCGTCGTCACCGAGGCTCCCGCCGGGCTGGGGCTCGGGGTGGTGCACGCCGCCGACGCCGCGATAGCCCTCGCGCTCGCCCAGTACGCGGGGGTCGACGAGCTCGGGACCGCCCCAACGCGCGCCCGCCTCGCGGAGACCTGCTCCGCCGCTGCGGCTATCCACGGCCACCTGCCGGTCCTCCGGGCCCGACACACCGCGGCGCTGCGCGGGGCCGGGGAGCACGTCAGCGTGATCGACTACGCTGACGGTTCCGTCACCCAGGCCCCCCACCCGAATCGGCTGGGGCTGCGCGCCTTTACGCTCTCCGCGCACACCGGCGCCCCGTATGCCGATCAGGCCGACGAGATCGCTCAACGCCGCGCGTTCATCGACTCCGCCTGCACGAACTTCGGTGTCTCATCGCTGCGCCAGCTCCCGGGCGCCGCCAACCGGGTTGTCGAGTGGGTCTCTGCGCGCCGCGAGGTCAGCGGGGACGAGACCGCGCCCGCGCCCGCAGCGGTGCGCGCGTGGATCGAGACCGCCACCGCGGACACCGCGCGCTCGCAGGCGATAGCCAGGGCGCTGCGCGCGATGCGTACGGTAGATTTCGCCGAACTTATCGGCACCGACCCCGCTGCCGGTAGCGCCTGCGCAGCTGCGCTCGCGGCGGGAGCCACCTGTGCGCGCCCGGCGGCGGCGGGCTATTCCTCCGCGGCCATCGCCTATGTGCCCCAGGAACAGGGCGAGGCGTTTTCCGCTGCGCTGCCCCGGGATTACACATGTGCCGAGATCACGCCGGGAGGCCCGGCGCGCGTCGAGCGATTCTCCTAA
- a CDS encoding bifunctional [glutamine synthetase] adenylyltransferase/[glutamine synthetase]-adenylyl-L-tyrosine phosphorylase, whose amino-acid sequence MTRSFPLTDPHTAQDLEDLGLAEHRATILAAADPHLALNNAVRLKAALGRDYEELRARVAGDALLRVRLFSLLGGSTALSDHLVANPHEWRQLGLDLPTPAEAMRTMLGCVEARPVRGGSAELTAAGTYLAGARFEDRAEAKAALKMTYRTLIMRVAAADLAGTYPLPRSAGEDERVPMLGYDAITGTLTACADAALTAALAVAHRVVFGDAEADCSLAVIAMGKCGARELNYISDVDVIFVAEPASATATKLASELITIGSACFFDVDANLRPEGKSGALVRTLDSHLAYYTRWAETWEFQALLKARPMTGDLELAKAYIDALAPLVWGASQRDSFVEDVQAMRRRVLDNVPADMRQRELKLGQGGLRDVEFAVQLLQLVHGRFDKSLRQPNTVRALEELMAGGYVGREDGASLSEAYGFLRLLEHRLQLQRFKRTHSLPEDDDEAGRRWLARAAGFTPEKGKSATERMDATLRKLRKSVSQLHERLFYRPLLGAVVGLTADEAALTPEAVKTRLGALGYRHPERAYEHLSALAKGSSRKAKLQAILLPTLMTWLGDTADPGAGLLNYRKLSEAAKGKKWFLRTLRDEGVVGQRLMHILGTSPYTADLIISAPDVVPLLGDGSAGPKLLEAAPDQVYKAILAATKRHEDPDQAVSIARALRRAELARIAAADLLGFMDVRQVCMELTWVWDAVLEAALRAEVRADLLVSGEAEPKARIAVIGMGRLGGAELGYGSDADVMIVAEPCAGTPEPEALAWATKIVDAMRSRLSKPSGDPPLEVDLGLRPEGRSGAVVRTIASYERYYRQWGEVWEKQALLRATDVAGDSEVGVAFLHAIDPYRYPEGGPTRDDVREIRRIKARVDDERLPRGADRATHTKLGRGGLADVEWTVQLLTMMHAHSFPQLHNTSTLEVLDFLEELDNPDVIRADQARTLREAWLAATNARNALVLVSGKRTDQLPAPGPQLAQVAGSAGYAPEDQQQFLEDYLRITRRAHRVVEEIFWGEAPSLEFD is encoded by the coding sequence ATGACGCGTTCGTTCCCCCTGACCGACCCGCACACGGCCCAGGACCTTGAGGACCTTGGGCTGGCCGAACACCGCGCCACGATCCTCGCCGCGGCCGACCCGCACCTTGCCCTCAACAACGCCGTGCGCCTCAAGGCTGCGCTGGGGCGCGACTACGAGGAGTTGCGGGCCCGCGTGGCCGGCGATGCGCTACTCCGCGTCCGCCTCTTTTCGCTGCTGGGCGGCTCGACCGCCCTATCCGACCACCTCGTGGCCAACCCGCACGAGTGGAGGCAGCTCGGGCTGGACCTGCCCACGCCTGCAGAGGCGATGCGTACCATGCTCGGGTGCGTCGAGGCGCGCCCGGTGCGCGGCGGGAGCGCCGAGCTCACCGCCGCGGGAACCTACCTCGCCGGCGCGAGGTTCGAGGATCGGGCGGAGGCCAAGGCCGCGCTGAAGATGACCTACCGCACCTTGATCATGCGGGTCGCGGCGGCAGACCTCGCCGGAACCTACCCCTTGCCGCGCTCGGCGGGCGAGGACGAGCGGGTGCCCATGCTGGGCTACGACGCCATCACGGGGACCCTCACCGCCTGCGCGGACGCGGCCCTGACCGCAGCGCTCGCCGTCGCCCACCGAGTCGTCTTCGGCGACGCCGAGGCCGATTGCTCTCTTGCCGTTATCGCGATGGGCAAATGCGGGGCGCGGGAGCTCAACTACATCTCCGATGTGGACGTCATCTTCGTCGCAGAACCGGCTAGCGCCACCGCAACCAAGCTCGCCAGCGAGCTGATCACGATCGGCTCCGCCTGCTTCTTCGACGTCGACGCCAACCTGCGCCCGGAAGGCAAGTCGGGGGCGCTGGTGCGCACTCTCGACTCCCACCTCGCCTACTACACGCGGTGGGCCGAGACGTGGGAGTTCCAGGCGCTGCTCAAGGCCCGGCCGATGACCGGTGACCTCGAGCTGGCGAAAGCCTACATCGATGCGCTCGCCCCGCTTGTGTGGGGTGCGAGCCAGCGCGACTCCTTTGTTGAGGACGTCCAAGCCATGCGCCGCCGGGTGCTCGACAACGTCCCTGCGGACATGCGGCAGCGCGAGCTGAAGCTCGGTCAGGGGGGCCTGCGCGACGTCGAGTTCGCGGTCCAGCTCCTCCAGCTCGTCCATGGCAGGTTCGACAAGTCACTGCGCCAGCCCAATACGGTGCGCGCGCTCGAGGAGCTCATGGCGGGCGGCTACGTGGGGCGCGAGGACGGGGCCTCGCTGAGTGAAGCCTACGGTTTCCTGCGCCTGCTGGAGCACCGCCTCCAACTTCAGCGCTTCAAGCGCACCCATAGTCTCCCCGAGGACGATGACGAGGCCGGACGACGCTGGCTGGCGCGGGCGGCGGGCTTTACCCCGGAGAAGGGAAAAAGTGCCACCGAGCGGATGGATGCCACGCTGCGCAAGCTGCGCAAATCTGTCTCCCAGCTGCACGAGCGATTGTTCTACCGCCCTCTGCTCGGCGCGGTCGTGGGGCTTACGGCCGACGAAGCGGCGCTGACCCCCGAGGCGGTGAAGACGCGGCTCGGCGCGCTGGGCTACCGGCACCCCGAGCGCGCCTACGAGCACCTCAGTGCCCTGGCCAAGGGCAGCTCGCGCAAGGCCAAGTTGCAGGCGATCCTCCTTCCGACGCTGATGACCTGGCTCGGCGATACCGCTGACCCAGGCGCGGGGCTGCTCAACTACCGCAAGCTCTCGGAGGCGGCGAAGGGGAAGAAATGGTTCCTGCGCACCCTGCGCGACGAAGGAGTGGTGGGGCAGCGCCTCATGCACATCTTGGGCACATCGCCCTATACCGCGGACCTCATCATCTCCGCCCCCGACGTGGTGCCGCTGCTTGGGGACGGCTCCGCGGGCCCGAAGCTGCTGGAAGCCGCCCCCGACCAGGTCTACAAGGCCATCCTGGCCGCCACCAAGCGGCACGAAGACCCCGACCAGGCCGTCTCCATCGCCCGGGCACTGCGTCGCGCTGAGCTCGCCCGCATCGCCGCGGCCGACCTCCTCGGGTTCATGGATGTCCGCCAGGTGTGCATGGAGCTGACGTGGGTGTGGGACGCGGTGCTGGAGGCGGCGCTGCGCGCCGAGGTCCGGGCAGACCTGTTGGTCAGCGGGGAGGCGGAGCCGAAGGCGCGCATCGCCGTGATCGGCATGGGACGGCTCGGCGGGGCTGAACTGGGCTACGGCTCAGATGCCGACGTCATGATCGTCGCCGAGCCGTGCGCGGGAACCCCCGAGCCAGAGGCGCTGGCGTGGGCAACGAAGATTGTTGACGCCATGCGCTCCCGCCTCTCCAAGCCGTCCGGCGACCCTCCCCTCGAGGTTGACCTGGGCCTGCGTCCCGAGGGGCGTTCCGGCGCGGTCGTGCGCACGATTGCCTCCTACGAGCGCTACTACCGGCAGTGGGGAGAGGTGTGGGAAAAGCAGGCGCTCCTGCGGGCCACGGACGTGGCCGGCGATAGCGAGGTCGGAGTCGCCTTCCTCCACGCCATCGACCCCTACCGCTACCCGGAGGGCGGGCCCACCAGGGACGACGTGCGGGAGATCCGCCGCATCAAGGCACGAGTGGACGACGAGAGGCTCCCGCGCGGCGCCGATCGCGCCACGCACACCAAGCTCGGCCGTGGGGGCTTGGCGGACGTCGAGTGGACGGTGCAACTGCTCACGATGATGCACGCCCATTCCTTCCCGCAGCTGCACAACACCTCAACACTGGAGGTGCTCGACTTCCTCGAAGAGCTCGATAACCCGGACGTGATCCGCGCCGACCAGGCCCGCACTCTGCGCGAGGCGTGGTTGGCGGCCACCAACGCCCGCAACGCCTTGGTGCTCGTGAGCGGCAAGCGCACCGACCAGCTGCCCGCGCCGGGCCCGCAGCTCGCCCAGGTCGCGGGCTCGGCCGGGTATGCCCCAGAGGACCAGCAGCAGTTCCTTGAGGACTACCTGCGCATCACCCGCCGCGCCCACCGGGTCGTCGAGGAGATCTTCTGGGGAGAGGCGCCCTCGCTCGAGTTCGACTAG
- a CDS encoding glutamine synthetase family protein, with amino-acid sequence MNSQQENVLQKVDEQDISFIRLWFTDIFGSLKTIMMSPAELEAAFDEGVGFDGSSIEGFSRISESDTLLRPDPSTYQPIPFDEEDGLQTARMFCDITMPDGDPLFADPRQVLRRQTQAAREAGFECHASPEIEFYVVKPGEPGVPPRPADFGGYFDQAKRNEAPKFRRRSIAALEYMGIVTEFSHHEASPGQQEIDLRHTDALTMADNVVTFKYIVKTTAEANGVHATFMPKPFPALDGSAMHTHFSLFEGDQNAFHDPDDEISLSKTGRQFIAGIIEHANEISAVTNQWVNSYKRLQFGSEAPTAATWGVSNRSALVRVPTYRLNKSESRRVEVRSLDSGCNPYLAFAVVLAAGLRGITEGYELDEPARDDVFSLTHRERRAMGYRDLPTSLDQALRRLEQSEFMAEVLGEQVFEFFLRSKWDEWHSYTSQITQWEIDNNLDL; translated from the coding sequence ATGAACAGCCAACAGGAAAACGTGCTGCAAAAGGTCGACGAGCAGGACATTTCTTTTATTCGTCTGTGGTTTACCGATATCTTCGGCTCGCTCAAGACCATCATGATGTCCCCGGCGGAGCTCGAAGCAGCCTTCGACGAAGGGGTCGGGTTCGACGGCTCGTCCATCGAAGGCTTCTCGCGCATCTCCGAATCCGACACCTTGCTGCGCCCGGACCCCTCGACATACCAGCCGATTCCCTTCGATGAGGAGGACGGGCTGCAAACAGCGCGGATGTTTTGTGATATCACGATGCCCGATGGCGACCCGCTCTTCGCCGACCCGCGCCAGGTGCTGCGCAGACAGACCCAGGCGGCGAGGGAAGCCGGGTTTGAATGCCACGCCAGCCCGGAGATTGAGTTCTACGTGGTCAAGCCGGGCGAGCCGGGCGTGCCGCCGCGCCCGGCTGACTTCGGAGGGTATTTCGACCAGGCGAAGCGCAACGAAGCACCGAAGTTTCGCCGCCGCTCGATCGCGGCGCTGGAATACATGGGCATAGTCACGGAATTTTCCCACCACGAGGCCTCACCGGGTCAGCAGGAAATCGACCTGCGGCACACGGACGCGCTCACCATGGCCGATAACGTGGTCACGTTCAAATACATTGTGAAGACAACCGCCGAGGCCAACGGCGTGCACGCCACGTTCATGCCCAAACCCTTTCCTGCCTTGGACGGCTCGGCGATGCACACGCACTTTTCCCTTTTCGAGGGAGACCAAAACGCGTTCCACGACCCGGATGACGAGATTTCCTTATCCAAGACGGGCCGGCAGTTCATCGCCGGAATCATCGAGCACGCGAACGAGATCTCCGCGGTGACCAACCAGTGGGTGAACTCGTATAAGCGGCTCCAATTCGGCTCGGAGGCGCCCACGGCGGCGACGTGGGGTGTATCCAACCGTTCCGCGCTTGTGCGCGTGCCCACTTACCGGCTCAACAAGTCGGAATCGCGCCGGGTCGAGGTGCGCTCGCTCGATTCCGGCTGCAACCCCTACCTCGCGTTCGCCGTGGTCTTGGCGGCGGGGCTGCGCGGGATCACGGAGGGCTACGAGCTCGACGAGCCCGCGCGTGACGACGTCTTCTCGCTGACCCACCGGGAGCGCCGCGCTATGGGGTACCGCGACCTGCCGACCTCGCTGGACCAGGCGCTGCGCCGGCTTGAGCAATCCGAGTTCATGGCCGAGGTCTTAGGTGAGCAGGTCTTTGAATTCTTCCTTCGCTCGAAGTGGGACGAGTGGCACTCCTATACCTCCCAGATCACCCAATGGGAGATCGATAACAACTTAGACCTCTAG
- the thrC gene encoding threonine synthase, with protein sequence MDYISTRDAQANPAKFTDILLSGLAPDGGLYLPAFYPTITPQLLDDWRALLDADGYAALAAEVVGLFVDDIPPAQIAEITARAYRTPVFSTDEIVPVTTLTDSLHIAHLSEGPTAAFKDIAMQLLGELFEFELGRRGEELNILGATSGDTGSSAEYAMRGRENIRVFMLTPAGRMTAFQQAQMFGLDDPNIFNIALDGVFDDCQDVVKEVSADAAFKAKYRIGAVNSINWARLLAQTVYYISTYLRVTESNDQRVSFAVPTGNFGDICAGHVAKQMGLPIDKLIVATNENDVLHEFFSGGNYRPRSAAETQATSSPSMDISRASNFERFIFDVTGRDAALTADLFAVKTKQGGFSADELGNSEALRAIREDYGFYSGTSTHADRVATIKNVHAEHGYLLDPHTADGMYVARSLAGQVETPIVVLETALPVKFSETIEEALGAAPPVPERFAHVMEAGRHVIDLPNDAATVKDYISAAIEGTK encoded by the coding sequence GTGGATTACATCTCAACGCGCGACGCTCAGGCGAACCCGGCGAAGTTCACCGATATCTTGCTCTCCGGGCTCGCCCCCGACGGTGGCCTCTACCTCCCGGCCTTCTACCCGACTATTACGCCGCAGCTTCTCGACGACTGGCGGGCGCTCCTCGACGCCGACGGCTACGCCGCCCTCGCCGCCGAGGTCGTGGGACTTTTTGTTGATGACATCCCGCCGGCTCAGATCGCCGAGATCACCGCGCGGGCCTACCGCACCCCGGTTTTTTCCACCGACGAGATCGTCCCGGTGACCACGCTCACCGACTCTTTACACATCGCCCACCTCTCCGAGGGCCCCACCGCGGCGTTTAAGGACATCGCGATGCAGCTGCTCGGGGAGCTCTTCGAGTTCGAGCTGGGGCGCCGCGGGGAGGAGCTCAACATCCTCGGGGCCACCTCCGGCGACACGGGCTCCTCTGCGGAGTACGCGATGCGCGGCCGCGAGAACATCCGCGTGTTCATGCTCACCCCGGCCGGGCGCATGACCGCGTTCCAACAAGCGCAGATGTTCGGCCTCGACGACCCGAACATCTTCAACATCGCCCTCGACGGCGTCTTCGACGATTGCCAGGACGTGGTCAAGGAAGTCTCCGCCGACGCCGCCTTCAAAGCGAAATACCGCATCGGGGCGGTCAACTCGATTAACTGGGCGCGGCTACTCGCGCAGACGGTCTACTACATCTCCACCTACCTGCGGGTCACCGAATCCAACGACCAGCGGGTCTCGTTCGCGGTGCCCACGGGGAACTTCGGGGACATCTGCGCGGGTCACGTCGCCAAGCAAATGGGCCTGCCCATAGACAAGCTCATCGTGGCCACGAACGAAAACGACGTCCTCCACGAGTTCTTCAGCGGCGGGAACTACCGCCCGCGCTCCGCGGCCGAGACCCAGGCGACCTCGAGCCCCTCGATGGACATCTCGCGCGCCTCCAACTTCGAGCGCTTTATTTTCGACGTCACCGGGCGCGACGCCGCGCTGACCGCCGACCTCTTCGCGGTGAAAACCAAGCAGGGCGGGTTTAGCGCCGACGAGCTCGGTAACTCGGAGGCGCTGCGGGCCATTCGCGAAGACTACGGCTTCTATTCTGGCACCTCCACCCACGCCGACCGTGTGGCCACGATCAAGAACGTGCACGCGGAGCACGGCTACCTCCTCGATCCCCACACCGCCGACGGTATGTACGTCGCCCGCTCGCTCGCTGGGCAGGTGGAGACCCCCATCGTGGTGCTGGAGACGGCGCTGCCCGTGAAGTTCTCGGAGACGATCGAAGAGGCCCTCGGTGCCGCCCCGCCGGTGCCCGAGCGGTTCGCCCACGTCATGGAGGCGGGCCGCCACGTTATCGACCTGCCCAACGACGCGGCGACGGTGAAGGACTACATCTCCGCCGCGATCGAGGGCACCAAGTAG
- a CDS encoding CYTH and CHAD domain-containing protein, protein MSGQDSKKHDIETFLEVEVKLAVDEDTAVPDLTALPGVEKILGTQEHNLSAIYYDTEDLRLTRAKITLRRRTGGNDAGWHLKLPSGAARAELRAELATPLEIPAELLDHVRAIVRNAPLSPIAQVDNRRVVTCLGSATGEVVAEFCDDHVTAWSLLPGGQRTGWREWEVELSEFTSGTEDGARLIHQAENFLIAAGARKSSSPSKLFTALGESYDLAPLPPHLQGAELDPETPAGAVISALRGHRDAIVAWDPRVRADEWDSVHQMRVSTREMRSLLETFEGILEGEEIGSLESELKDVAATLGIARDAEVVEERFVELLDSDASGLIDATAAAHIRGDMRTDYEAAHAAIVEMLNSERFLDLLDDIDELLANPPLSESAVADDDDEDEDGGGEPDDVLVKHLKKGYKKVMKRHEKVEEHFHDTSLPLHEREDYVHDVRKAAKKLRYAAVAAEGAGISSGRLAKACKTLQSLLGDFQDAVTSRDRIERLAHEARERGEDTFAYGMLYQRELGRGEDALEGYHAAIRDVKKAFSKIS, encoded by the coding sequence ATGTCTGGACAAGATTCCAAGAAACATGACATCGAGACCTTCCTCGAGGTAGAGGTCAAGCTCGCCGTCGACGAGGACACGGCCGTTCCCGACCTCACTGCGCTGCCCGGCGTCGAGAAGATCCTTGGCACGCAGGAGCACAACCTCTCCGCAATCTACTACGACACCGAGGATTTGCGCCTCACGCGGGCGAAGATCACACTGCGCCGCCGCACCGGCGGAAACGACGCAGGCTGGCACCTCAAGCTGCCGAGCGGTGCGGCCCGCGCGGAGCTGCGCGCCGAGCTCGCCACCCCGCTGGAGATTCCCGCGGAGCTGCTCGACCACGTCCGCGCGATCGTGCGCAACGCGCCGCTCTCCCCCATCGCGCAGGTGGATAACCGCCGGGTGGTCACCTGCCTCGGCTCGGCCACTGGCGAGGTCGTCGCCGAGTTTTGTGACGACCACGTCACCGCGTGGTCGCTTCTGCCCGGCGGCCAGCGCACCGGCTGGCGCGAGTGGGAGGTCGAGCTCAGCGAGTTCACCTCCGGCACCGAGGACGGCGCGAGACTCATCCACCAGGCGGAGAACTTCCTCATCGCCGCCGGCGCGCGGAAGTCCTCCTCCCCGTCGAAGCTGTTTACCGCCCTCGGCGAGTCCTACGACCTCGCCCCCCTGCCCCCGCACCTGCAAGGTGCCGAGCTCGACCCGGAAACGCCCGCCGGTGCCGTGATCTCGGCGCTGCGTGGCCACCGCGACGCCATCGTCGCGTGGGACCCGCGGGTTCGCGCGGACGAGTGGGACTCCGTGCACCAGATGCGCGTGTCCACCCGCGAGATGCGCTCACTCCTCGAGACGTTCGAGGGCATCTTGGAGGGCGAGGAGATAGGCTCCCTTGAATCCGAGCTCAAAGACGTCGCGGCCACGCTCGGTATCGCGCGCGACGCGGAGGTCGTTGAGGAGCGCTTCGTCGAGCTGCTCGATTCCGACGCCTCTGGGCTTATTGACGCCACAGCCGCCGCCCACATCCGCGGCGACATGCGCACCGATTACGAGGCCGCGCACGCCGCGATCGTCGAGATGCTCAACTCCGAGCGCTTCCTCGACCTCCTCGACGACATCGACGAGCTCCTCGCCAACCCCCCGCTGTCCGAATCCGCGGTGGCAGACGACGATGACGAAGACGAAGACGGCGGTGGCGAGCCCGACGACGTGCTGGTCAAGCACCTGAAGAAGGGCTACAAGAAGGTGATGAAGCGTCACGAGAAGGTCGAGGAGCACTTCCACGACACCTCCCTGCCGCTACACGAGCGCGAGGACTACGTCCACGACGTGCGCAAGGCCGCAAAGAAGCTGCGCTACGCCGCCGTCGCCGCGGAGGGCGCCGGGATCTCCTCCGGCCGCCTAGCCAAGGCGTGCAAGACCTTGCAGTCTTTGCTTGGTGATTTCCAAGACGCCGTGACCTCGCGCGACCGCATCGAACGCCTCGCCCATGAGGCTCGCGAGCGCGGCGAGGACACCTTCGCCTACGGCATGCTCTACCAGCGCGAGCTCGGCCGCGGCGAGGATGCTCTGGAGGGCTACCACGCCGCGATTCGCGACGTCAAAAAGGCCTTCTCCAAGATCTCCTAG
- a CDS encoding MFS transporter translates to MERRDPREQITIKALTVWLAAVAVYVVAITGRTSFGVAGIDAIERFEVDASRVAVFTAVQIGVYALVQIPVGLLIDKFGPRLIMVVGALVMGLGQVLLGFTDSYPVAILARVLIGAGDATAFVSALRLLPSWFPMRSTPLFTQLTSAIGQLGQFISAVPFLALLHAEGWTVAFVSLGAVAALIAILALVAIADTPDPVEEAREDSRGPSIREILSIVLRSPLCWEAFAIHGLGMMFMITFTLLWGMPIMVQGMGLSPTQAGTVLTVYTFATALGGPFLAPISARAGKNRDLAAAAISAVHFITWAVFFASTQPRGMAAALIVAVIMGVCTPISNFGFDNVRERMPRSVVASGTGLGNMGGFAAGMIATQVIGLLLDATAPDGNYTWGNFRIAWAAVLGMWVLLLAGMFYARHLVGRGGASEGARPAR, encoded by the coding sequence ATGGAGCGACGCGACCCGAGAGAGCAGATCACCATCAAAGCACTCACGGTGTGGCTGGCCGCCGTCGCCGTCTATGTCGTCGCGATTACGGGGCGCACATCTTTCGGCGTTGCCGGCATCGACGCGATAGAGCGATTCGAGGTCGATGCCTCCCGCGTCGCCGTGTTCACCGCGGTGCAAATCGGCGTCTACGCGCTTGTACAGATCCCCGTCGGGCTGCTCATTGACAAGTTTGGCCCGCGTCTCATCATGGTCGTAGGTGCGTTGGTGATGGGACTAGGCCAGGTGTTGCTCGGCTTCACGGATTCCTACCCGGTCGCTATCCTCGCCCGCGTGCTCATCGGCGCCGGCGACGCCACCGCGTTCGTCTCCGCCCTGCGGTTGCTCCCCTCCTGGTTCCCGATGCGCAGCACCCCGCTGTTTACGCAGCTCACCTCCGCCATCGGGCAGCTCGGCCAGTTCATCTCCGCGGTACCCTTCCTCGCCTTGTTGCACGCCGAAGGCTGGACGGTGGCCTTCGTCTCCCTCGGCGCTGTCGCGGCGCTGATCGCCATCCTCGCGCTTGTCGCCATCGCCGATACCCCCGATCCCGTGGAGGAAGCCCGGGAGGATTCCCGCGGGCCGTCGATACGCGAGATCCTCTCGATCGTGCTGCGCTCCCCGCTGTGCTGGGAGGCGTTCGCGATTCACGGCCTCGGCATGATGTTCATGATCACCTTCACGCTGCTGTGGGGCATGCCGATCATGGTCCAAGGCATGGGTCTGAGCCCCACACAGGCGGGCACGGTGCTGACCGTCTATACCTTTGCCACGGCGCTCGGCGGGCCTTTCCTCGCCCCCATCTCGGCCCGCGCGGGCAAGAACCGCGACCTCGCTGCCGCCGCGATTTCAGCGGTGCACTTTATCACCTGGGCGGTGTTCTTCGCCTCGACGCAGCCGCGCGGGATGGCCGCGGCGCTGATCGTGGCGGTCATCATGGGCGTGTGTACCCCGATTTCCAACTTCGGGTTCGACAACGTCCGCGAGCGCATGCCGCGCAGCGTCGTCGCCTCCGGCACGGGGCTGGGCAACATGGGCGGGTTCGCCGCCGGTATGATTGCCACGCAGGTCATCGGCCTGCTACTCGACGCCACGGCGCCCGACGGAAACTACACCTGGGGTAACTTCCGCATCGCCTGGGCTGCCGTGCTGGGCATGTGGGTGCTGCTGCTCGCGGGCATGTTCTACGCCCGCCACCTCGTCGGCCGGGGCGGCGCTAGCGAGGGGGCTCGGCCCGCTCGCTAA